One Canis aureus isolate CA01 chromosome 38, VMU_Caureus_v.1.0, whole genome shotgun sequence DNA segment encodes these proteins:
- the SLC26A9 gene encoding solute carrier family 26 member 9 — protein sequence MSQPRPRYVVDRAAYSLTLFDDEFEKKERTYPLGEKLRNAFRCSSAKIKAAVFGLLPVLSWLPKYKIKNYIIPDLLGGLSGGSIQVPQGMAFALLANLPAVNGLYSSFFPLLTYFFLGGIHQMVPGTFAVISILVGNICLQLAPESKFSIFNNATNESYVDTAAMEAERLHVSATLACLTAIIQMGLGFMQFGFVAIYLSESFIRGFMTAAGLQILISVLKYIFGLTIPSYAGPGSIVFTFIDICKNLPQTNIASLIFAIISGILLVLVKELNARYMHKIRFPIPTEMIVVVVATAISGGCKMPQKYHMQIVGEIQHGFPTPVSPVVSQWKDMMGTAFSLAIVGYVINLAVGRTLASKHGYDVDSNQEMIALGCSNFFGSFFKIHVICCALSVTLAVDGAGGKSQVASLCVSLVVMITMLVLGSYLYPLPKSVLGALIAVNLKNSLKQLADPYYLWKKSKLDCCVWVVSFLSSFFLSLPYGVAVGVAFSALVVVFQTQFRNGYALAQVMDTDIYVNPKTYNMVREIEGVKIVTYCSPLYFANSEIFRQKIIAKTGVDPQKVLLAKQKYLRKQEKGKLPTQQRKSLFMKTKTVSLQELQQDFENASPTDPNNNQTPANGASVSYITFSPDSSPAAHCEAPASAETPNEPSEMLASVPPFVTFHTIILDMSGVSFVDLMGIKALGKLSSTYGKIGVNVFLVNIHAQVYNDISHGGVFEEGCLERNHVFPSIHDAVLFAQANAREVAPGRDFQGAPSDPELSLYDLEEDSPSYWDLEQEMFGSMFHAETLTAL from the exons ATGAGCCAGCCCAGGCCCCGCTACGTGGTAGACAGAGCTGCATACTCTCTCACCCTCTTTGATGATGAGTTTGAGAAGAAGGAGCGGACGTACCCACTGGGAGAGAAACTTCGCAATGCCTTCAG ATGTTCTTCAGCCAAGATCAAAGCTGCAGTGTTTGGGCTGCTTCCCGTGCTCTCCTGGCTCCCCAAGTATAAGATCAAAAACTACATTATCCCCGATCTGCTGGGTGGACTCAGTGGTGGATCCATCCAGGTCCCACAAG GCATGGCATTTGCTCTGCTGGCCAACCTTCCTGCCGTCAACGGTCTCTActcctctttcttccccctcctcaCCTACTTCTTCCTGGGGGGTATCCACCAGATGGTGCCAG GTACCTTTGCCGTTATCAGCATCCTGGTGGGTAACATCTGTCTGCAGCTGGCCCCAGAGTCCAAATTCTCGATCTTCAACAATGCCACCAACGAGAGCTACGTGGACACAGCGGCCATGGAGGCCGAAAGGCTGCATGTGTCAGCAACACTGGCCTGCCTGACCGCCATCATCCAG ATGGGCCTGGGCTTCATGCAGTTTGGCTTTGTGGCCATCTACCTCTCGGAGTCCTTCATCCGGGGCTTCATGACAGCAGCCGGCCTGCAGATCCTGATCTCAGTGCTCAAGTACATCTTTGGTCTGACCATCCCTTCCTACGCAGGCCCGGGGTCCATCGTCTTT ACCTTCATTGACATTTGCAAAAACCTTCCCCAAACCAACATCGCCTCGCTCATCTTTGCCATCATCAGTGGCATCTTACTGGTGCTGGTGAAGGAACTCAACGCTCGCTACATGCACAAGATCCGCTTTCCCATCCCTACAGAGATGATTGTG GTGGTGGTGGCAACAGCTATCTCTGGGGGCTGTAAGATGCCTCAAAAGTATCACATGCAGATCGTGGGAGAGATCCAACATGG GTTCCCCACTCCGGTGTCGCCTGTGGTTTCACAGTGGAAGGACATGATGGGCACTGCCTTCTCACTGGCCATCGTGGGCTATGTCATCAACCTGGCTGTAGGCCGGACCCTGGCCAGCAAGCATGGCTATGATGTGGATTCTAACCAG GAGATGATTGCCCtgggctgcagcaacttctttggCTCCTTCTTTAAAATCCACGTCAtttgctgtgctctctctgtcactctggCTGTAGATGGAGCTGGAGGCAAGTCCCAG GTGGCAAGCCTGTGTGTGTCGCTGGTAGTGATGATCACCATGCTGGTCCTGGGGTCCTATCTGTACCCTCTCCCCAAG TCTGTGCTAGGAGCCCTGATAGCCGTCAACCTCAAGAACTCTCTCAAGCAACTCGCTGACCCCTACTACCTGTGGAAGAAGAGCAAGCTGGACTGT TGTGTCTGGGTGGTGAGCTTCCTCTCCTCGTTCTTCCTGAGCCTGCCATATGGGGTGGCCGTGGGCGTTGCCTTCTCCGCCCTGGTTGTGGTCTTCCAGACTCAGTT TCGAAATGGCTAtgctttggcccaggtcatggaCACTGACATTTATGTTAACCCCAAGACCTATAATATG GTCCGGGAAATCGAGGGGGTTAAGATTGTCACTTACTGCTCCCCTCTCTACTTTGCCAACTCAGAGATCTTCAGGCAAAAGATCATTGCCAAG ACAGGTGTAGACCCTCAGAAAGTACTGCTGGCCAAGCAAAAATACCTCAGGAAGCAGGAGAAGGGGAAGCTGCCCACACAACAGAGGAAGTCTCTGTTTATGAAAACCAAG ACTGTCTCCCTCCAGGAGCTCCAGCAGGACTTTGAGAACGCCTCCCCGACTGACCCCAACAACAACCAGACTCCTGCTAATGGCGCCAGCGTGTCCTACATCACCTTCAGCCCTGACAGCTCCCCAGCTGCGCATTGTGAGGCACCAGCCTCTGCGGAGACCCCCAATGAGCCCAGTGAGATGCTGGCCAGCGTCCCACCCTTTGTCACCTTCCACACCATCATCCTTGATATGAGTGGGGTCAGTTTTGTGGACTTGATGGGCATCAAAGCCCTAGGCAAG CTGAGCTCCACCTACGGGAAGATCGGTGTGAACGTCTTCTTGGTGAACATCCACG CCCAGGTGTACAACGACATCAGCCACGGTGGTGTCTTTGAAGAAGGGTGTCTAGAGCGCAATCACGTCTTTCCCAGCATACACGATGCTGTCCTCTTTGCCCAGGCAAATGCCAGAGAAGTGGCCCCAGGACGTGACTTCCAAGGG GCTCCATCGGACCCCGAGCTGTCCTTATACGATTTGGAGGAGGACAGCCCCAGCTACTGGGACTTAGAGCAG GAGATGTTCGGGAGTATGTTTCACGCAGAGACCCTGACTGCCCTGTGA